Proteins from a single region of Anaerolineae bacterium:
- a CDS encoding aminotransferase class I/II-fold pyridoxal phosphate-dependent enzyme has protein sequence MSQEELFFMRKPWVYDPKAPKRRRPDAHLGFDTRALHAGFRPLKDMGKFNTFTVPIIQSMTFPYERFDKIPYPVYGRTKTPTAAVLEERLASLEGGESAVLAGSGSQALFNLIFTIARPGDNVVTTLNTFGEGYKQASSIFPERCHVEFRFVKDPANPDSWAEQIDKRTKLVWVETPSNPCLFVTDIKAVADVAHAHGVPLLVDNTTLTAALQKPMELGADIVLLSITKFLSGNATVIGGAIVGPEDLCEDIRWNTTEFVGSIMDPLSSWLTLQYLETLSLRMERHSSNAQKVAEFLHDHPKVRWVNYPGLPDHPQHELAKRQAKAQGGLLSFVVPGGIAGAAKVIDSFQLIIHAVTFGTSRTICMHPATITHEHMTPEERAAAGIDDGLIRLSVGLEDPDDIIADLDQALSRL, from the coding sequence ATGAGCCAGGAAGAACTGTTTTTCATGCGCAAGCCGTGGGTGTATGATCCCAAGGCGCCGAAGCGCCGGCGGCCGGACGCCCATCTGGGGTTCGACACGCGTGCCCTACACGCCGGCTTTCGGCCGCTCAAGGATATGGGCAAGTTCAATACCTTCACTGTCCCCATTATCCAGTCCATGACCTTCCCGTACGAGCGCTTTGACAAAATCCCGTACCCGGTGTACGGCCGCACCAAGACCCCGACGGCGGCGGTGCTGGAAGAGCGGCTGGCCTCTCTGGAGGGCGGGGAAAGCGCCGTGCTGGCCGGCTCCGGCTCTCAGGCGCTCTTCAATCTTATCTTCACCATTGCCCGGCCGGGCGACAACGTGGTCACCACCCTTAATACCTTCGGCGAGGGGTACAAGCAGGCCTCCAGCATCTTCCCCGAGCGCTGTCACGTGGAATTCCGCTTCGTCAAAGACCCCGCCAACCCCGATTCCTGGGCCGAGCAGATTGACAAGCGCACGAAGCTGGTATGGGTGGAGACGCCCAGCAACCCGTGCCTGTTCGTGACCGACATCAAGGCGGTGGCGGATGTCGCCCATGCGCACGGGGTGCCCCTGCTGGTGGATAACACCACGCTGACGGCGGCACTGCAGAAGCCCATGGAGCTGGGCGCGGACATTGTCCTGCTCTCCATCACCAAGTTCCTCTCCGGCAATGCCACAGTCATCGGCGGCGCCATCGTCGGGCCGGAGGACCTATGCGAGGATATCCGCTGGAACACCACGGAGTTCGTCGGTTCCATCATGGACCCGCTGTCCTCCTGGCTGACCCTGCAGTATCTGGAGACGCTTTCCCTGCGCATGGAGCGGCACAGCTCCAACGCCCAGAAGGTGGCGGAGTTCCTGCACGATCACCCCAAAGTGCGCTGGGTGAATTACCCCGGCCTGCCGGATCACCCTCAGCACGAGCTGGCCAAGCGCCAGGCGAAGGCACAGGGCGGCCTGCTCTCGTTCGTGGTGCCGGGCGGCATCGCCGGCGCGGCCAAGGTCATCGACAGCTTCCAGCTCATCATCCATGCGGTGACCTTTGGCACCAGCCGCACCATCTGCATGCACCCGGCGACCATCACCCATGAACATATGACGCCAGAGGAGCGCGCCGCCGCCGGCATTGACGACGGCCTCATCCGCCTGTCGGTGGGTCTAGAAGACCCCGATGACATCATTGCCGATTTGGACCAGGCGCTCTCCCGGCTATAA